The Nitrospira sp. genome contains a region encoding:
- a CDS encoding molybdopterin-dependent oxidoreductase, producing MFLSRRQFLKVSVGTVAAAAVADKVLALTALQPVIEVGNPLGDYPDRSWERVYHDQYRYDSSFTWVCSPNDTHACRIRAFVRNGVVMRVEQNYDHQTYEDLYGNRGTFAHNPRMCLKGFTFHRRVYGPYRLKGPLMRKGWKQWMDDGSPEVTPETKRKYKFDSRFLDDMLRVSWDTAFTYAAKAMIVIATRYSGEAGARRLREQGYAPEMIEMMKGAGTRCFKHRAGMPVLGIIGKMGNTRMNGGINALLDTWIRKVSPDQAQGGRYWSNYTWHGDQNPSQPFWSGVQGSDIDLSDMRFSKLNTSWGKNFVENKMPEAHWKLECIERGARVVVITPEYNPTAYRADYWMPLRPESDGALFLGAMKIIVDENMHDTDFLKQFTDAPILVRTDTLQYLDPRDVVADYKFPDFSHSYSGRIQSLKPEQIERLGGMMVWDLNKKQAVPLHREQVGWHYINSGIDAALNGTYRVKLLNGREIDAMPVWQMYLVHFQDYDLDTTHQICRTPKDLIVRWARDSGTIKPAAIHNGEGVCHYFHMTPNGRAAAMVLIITGNVGKFGTGQHTWAGNYKAGCWTATPWSGAGLSVHTGEDPFNITLDPNAHGKEIKTKSYYYGEEVGYWNHGDTALIVNTPKYGRKVFTGKTHMPTPSKFRWVVNVNVLNNAKHHYDMVRNVDPNIECLITQDIEMTSDVNHNDIAFACNSWMEFTYPEMTITVSNPWVQIWKGGIRPLYDTRNDLDTFAGVAAKLSEMTGDKRMKDYFAMVYANRVDVYAQRMLDASSTFYGYSADVMLKSEKGWMVMVRTYPRHPFWEETNESKPMWTRSGRYENYRIEPESIEYGENFISHREGPEATPYLPNAIFTTNPYVRPDDYGIPITAQHHDDKTVRNIKLSWHEIMRHSNPLWEKGYQFYCVTPKTRHRVHSQWSVNDWVQIYESNFGDPYRMDKRTPGVGEHQIHINPQAAKDRGINDGDYVYVDGNPVDRPYRGWKPSDPYYKVARLMIRAKYNPSYPYHVTMAKHAPYVSTPKSVKGHETRPDGRAIAIDTGYQSNFRYGAQQSFTRNWLMPIHQTDSLPGKHAIAWKFKWGYQVDHHAINTVPKECLIRITKAEDGGIGARGPWEPVRTGFTPGQENEFMIKWLKGEHIKIKV from the coding sequence ATGTTCTTGTCACGTCGCCAATTTCTGAAGGTCTCCGTCGGCACGGTCGCCGCTGCCGCCGTGGCGGACAAGGTCCTGGCGTTGACCGCGCTCCAGCCGGTGATCGAGGTGGGCAATCCCCTGGGGGACTACCCGGACCGCTCTTGGGAGCGCGTCTATCATGACCAGTATCGGTATGATTCCTCCTTCACGTGGGTCTGCTCGCCCAACGATACGCACGCCTGTCGGATTCGGGCCTTTGTGCGCAACGGCGTGGTCATGCGCGTGGAGCAGAACTACGACCACCAAACCTATGAGGACTTGTACGGCAACCGGGGGACGTTCGCCCATAATCCCCGCATGTGTCTGAAAGGGTTTACCTTCCACCGGCGGGTCTACGGGCCCTATCGGCTGAAGGGCCCCTTGATGCGGAAGGGCTGGAAGCAGTGGATGGATGATGGCTCCCCGGAAGTCACCCCCGAAACCAAGCGGAAGTATAAGTTTGACAGTCGCTTCTTGGACGACATGCTGCGGGTCTCGTGGGATACCGCGTTTACCTATGCGGCCAAGGCCATGATTGTGATCGCCACCCGCTACAGTGGGGAAGCCGGGGCGCGGCGGCTGCGGGAGCAGGGGTATGCGCCGGAGATGATCGAAATGATGAAGGGCGCGGGCACGAGGTGCTTTAAGCATCGCGCTGGAATGCCGGTCCTTGGCATCATCGGCAAGATGGGTAACACCCGGATGAATGGCGGGATCAATGCCTTGCTCGATACCTGGATCCGCAAAGTCAGTCCTGATCAGGCACAGGGTGGTCGCTATTGGTCCAATTACACATGGCACGGGGATCAGAATCCTTCTCAGCCCTTCTGGTCCGGGGTTCAGGGGTCGGACATCGATCTTTCCGACATGCGTTTTTCAAAGCTGAACACGAGCTGGGGCAAGAACTTCGTCGAGAATAAAATGCCGGAAGCGCACTGGAAGTTGGAGTGTATCGAGCGCGGCGCCCGCGTGGTCGTCATCACACCAGAATACAATCCAACTGCCTATCGAGCGGACTATTGGATGCCCTTGCGTCCGGAGTCAGACGGTGCATTGTTTTTGGGCGCGATGAAAATCATTGTCGACGAAAACATGCATGACACCGATTTCTTAAAGCAATTTACAGACGCGCCTATCTTGGTGCGCACAGATACCCTGCAATACTTGGATCCGCGTGATGTGGTGGCGGACTATAAGTTCCCCGATTTTTCACACAGCTACTCGGGCCGCATTCAGTCCCTGAAGCCCGAACAAATTGAGCGACTCGGCGGAATGATGGTCTGGGATCTCAATAAGAAACAGGCTGTTCCTCTGCATCGAGAGCAAGTGGGGTGGCATTACATCAACAGCGGTATCGATGCCGCCCTCAACGGCACCTACCGGGTAAAGCTGCTCAACGGCCGTGAAATCGATGCGATGCCGGTCTGGCAGATGTACTTGGTCCACTTTCAAGACTACGACCTGGATACCACGCATCAGATCTGCCGCACTCCGAAGGATCTCATCGTACGCTGGGCACGGGATTCCGGTACGATCAAGCCCGCCGCGATTCACAACGGCGAAGGGGTCTGCCACTATTTCCACATGACGCCGAACGGGCGTGCGGCTGCGATGGTCCTCATCATTACGGGCAACGTCGGCAAGTTCGGCACGGGGCAGCATACCTGGGCCGGTAACTACAAAGCCGGTTGTTGGACTGCAACACCTTGGTCCGGTGCTGGTCTGTCAGTCCACACCGGCGAAGACCCCTTCAACATCACCTTGGACCCCAACGCCCATGGAAAAGAAATTAAGACAAAGTCCTACTATTACGGCGAGGAAGTTGGGTACTGGAACCATGGCGATACGGCCTTGATCGTCAATACGCCGAAGTACGGCCGCAAGGTGTTCACCGGCAAGACCCACATGCCGACACCAAGCAAGTTCCGTTGGGTGGTCAATGTCAATGTCTTGAACAACGCGAAGCACCATTACGACATGGTGCGCAACGTCGATCCGAACATCGAATGCCTCATCACGCAGGATATCGAGATGACGTCCGACGTCAATCACAACGATATCGCCTTTGCCTGCAATTCCTGGATGGAATTCACCTATCCGGAAATGACCATCACGGTCTCTAATCCGTGGGTCCAGATTTGGAAAGGCGGCATTCGTCCTTTGTACGATACTCGCAACGACCTGGACACCTTCGCAGGCGTTGCGGCGAAACTGTCGGAGATGACCGGCGACAAGCGTATGAAGGATTATTTCGCTATGGTCTACGCGAACCGCGTGGACGTCTATGCGCAACGAATGCTCGATGCCTCCAGCACCTTCTACGGCTATTCAGCGGACGTCATGCTGAAATCGGAAAAAGGGTGGATGGTCATGGTGCGCACCTACCCGCGGCATCCCTTCTGGGAAGAGACCAACGAGTCGAAGCCCATGTGGACCCGCAGCGGACGGTACGAGAACTATCGGATTGAACCAGAGTCTATTGAATACGGGGAGAATTTTATTTCCCACCGCGAAGGGCCGGAGGCAACGCCCTACCTGCCGAACGCCATCTTCACGACAAATCCCTACGTTCGGCCCGACGACTACGGCATTCCGATCACGGCACAACACCATGACGACAAAACCGTCCGGAACATCAAGTTGTCGTGGCATGAAATAATGCGTCACTCGAATCCTCTTTGGGAGAAGGGCTATCAGTTCTACTGTGTGACGCCGAAGACGCGCCACCGGGTGCACAGTCAGTGGTCGGTGAACGACTGGGTGCAGATTTACGAATCCAACTTCGGGGATCCGTACCGCATGGATAAACGGACGCCGGGGGTGGGCGAGCACCAGATCCACATCAACCCGCAAGCGGCGAAAGATCGCGGGATCAACGACGGCGACTATGTGTATGTCGACGGGAACCCCGTCGATCGCCCGTACCGTGGCTGGAAACCGAGCGACCCCTACTACAAAGTCGCCCGGTTGATGATTCGCGCGAAGTACAACCCATCGTATCCGTACCATGTCACGATGGCGAAGCATGCGCCCTATGTGTCGACTCCGAAATCGGTGAAGGGCCATGAAACCCGCCCGGACGGCCGGGCCATCGCGATCGATACGGGGTATCAGTCGAATTTCCGGTACGGTGCACAACAGTCCTTTACACGCAACTGGCTGATGCCGATACACCAAACCGACTCGCTCCCGGGCAAACATGCCATTGCCTGGAAGTTCAAATGGGGATATCAGGTCGACCACCATGCTATTAATACGGTTCCGAAGGAGTGCCTGATCCGCATCACCAAAGCGGAAGACGGCGGGATCGGGGCCCGAGGGCCGTGGGAGCCGGTGCGCACCGGCTTTACGCCGGGGCAAGAGAACGAGTTCATGATCAAGTGGCTCAAAGGCGAACACATCAAAATCAAGGTCTAA